The DNA region TTGTTCATACCTTATTTCTGCAAACTTTCTATGCTCTATACGAAAAGAGATTTTGCTTGTTATCAAAAGTAAGTCTCATCCTATCTCAATGTTCCTGCAGGCTCCCTATGGTCCACCATACGCCATAATTCAAGGAATACTCCAGCCCGAGGGAAACATGTTCACGCCTATCCCAACCGAGCATTGCCCGACTATAAGCCGTGGCTCTGTTGCGTGGGTCGGCTCAGGTCCAGAGTTCTTCATCAGTCTAGCAAACCACCACGAATGGAAGCAATCTTACACTGTTTTCGGCTCTGTTTTGCCTGAAGACATGGAGGTTGCTGAGAGGATTGCCGGTTTACCAACAAGAACCGATGTCTGGAACAGCGTTAATGTCTCTGTGCTGGAGAAACCAGTGTCGTTAACCGTACGGAGAATGAAATCTGgccaagaacaagaagaaaccgGTTCGTGAAGAACCGGACAatctttttcttatttgattTGAAAGTTTAAAATATCTCCCCTTTTATTGTGCATAAAATAGAGAGACTACGGCAGAAAAAAGGCCCTAGAATTTCTTTGATTTTCTGGCCGTttctaaatgaaaatatatggtTTACTTATTTTAACCTTTAATTTAATCAACTGAAGCGACTTAACCACCTTTAATAACTTAACCAGCCACCTCAAGTCAATTGTTTGGTTAATTCTATAGTCTTACCAAAGCAATAATTTCGGTTAAACCTGAaccataaattatatttacacaGCTCATTTCTAACACATCGGTCAATTGATACAACTCAAATTCATCATAAATCAAATTGTCTCATTATACTCAATATACTCCGGTTAGACATTACAAATCAAATTGTTTCAGAAATCAAGGATTTTATATGGTAAGTGGAATCATTCTGTTCTGTCATATATGGAACCGAGATCAATGATCAAAGAGTATGAACCACAATGTACAAAAGCGAGATAAGAAACTAGACAGTGGGAAAAACTTTAAAGGTTTAAAAGCTCTAATCGAACGCACGCCTCAGATGTTTATTCATCCAGGAAGCACTCCTGATGAGTAGAAGTGCCAGATAGTACCCTTCACATCTAGAGAATCAGGCAGGAAGCAAAGCAGAAAGCAAGGCAGGAAAAGAACCTACTCCAGCCACATTATCTCCATCAGAACCAatacctcctcctcctccggtaAGAGTACCTCCTCCTCTAGTAATGTAACCTTCTCCAGCAAACCCAGAACCAatacctcctcctcctcctcctccagtaAGCACCTTCTCCAACAACACAACCAGCTCCTCCTCCAGACCCATAATCCACCCATGAAGATCTtgtaaaaatcttttaaaacagatttgttagaaattttaaataaatatatttacatttaaaatgaaaagatatcaagagatattatgattaatttattttaaaaattctatatattattattagtctTAGTAGAATACATTTAGTAAAATTTCTAAGTGATGGTCCaattttaaaaatcacacataaaaaaagtcatgacttctgttttaatagtttaaactagattttgacccgtccttaGAAGGGCGggtgtatttttattttatatttttatagaaatttattttccatattttgtgcgttttaatataatttgtgttttatttacataatatttatcttaaatgatttaaaatatgttttaatcaatactattaaaatagtttgacCAAATCTATACTAACACTCTTGATATCCGAATTTATTATCAAACAATTTCAATAATGTTTCTCATGATTAagaattttcttattttgtaggtaaaaaaaaagatgtcgAGTGATATGCAAAACAAATCTAATGAAGCTCCTGCAATGATCGAACCACGTCAAGATTGCAAACACATTGTTGAGAGAACGGCAGTTTTGGTTTCCAAAAAAGGGTTGGAGATGGAGACGAGGATTAGGAACTGTAATTTGAGtaataaaaaattcaacttCCTCAATAGCTCGGACCCTTGTCACGCTTTTTACCAGCAAAAAGCTTACTGAATACCGTGAGGCTCAAGAACCATTCCTTACCGAGTGTAAGGATCCTCCatctagtttttcttttgagcCTGAACCTCCTCACTGGATCAGTCTCAAGGAACGTGCTATTTTGTAGCTCACTGAAGTTTGTTATACGCTATGGTATGCCTTTTTTCCAGGCTTTGATGAACATAGCCACTACCAACCCTCAGTTAAGATTTATCGAGTTCAATGATCCTAGGTGCTATTATTTCACTCAGCTTGTTTCGTCTTATCCGAATAAGGCGGATGGTGCTTCTATTGAGACCCTTGTTAATGTTTTTCTCCAGCAGCTTCAGCTTCTACTGGATAaacaagatgatgatgatggattgGATATGTCTATGAGTGATTTGGATGCTGTTGTGGGTTGTGTTGATCACATGGAGGATCAAGAGTCCCTTTAATGGGCCGCAACATCAGGAAGGAGAGCCAAAGAGACAATAGTTTGATGACTGTGTTCATCAAGGATCACCACTTCGATCATGTCTAGGCCGAACCAATCTTTGTCAATCTATGATGCTTTTGTTCTGTGTTACACCTCtctcttttgttgtttttattttaaataatatagtaaattatttttgtgtataaatgttatattctaaaaataaacGATAATGCAATACATCAAATATAAACTTGGTTTTCAAATATCAGTTGAAATTTCCATTGAATGATTTCCTATAAATTTTTGTCATCTGTCTTAACCATCTgcataaaataagaaaattttaattcaaAGTTTAAGCTACACAACTAaatactatataattaattctaaatgttatatttgtttatCTGTGAAGTGGCAGTAACATTGTGCTCTCGAAACAGTAACAACAAACCCTTGTTCCTCTCTACCCTTTAAACCAAACAAGTGAACTGGCTAACTCTGGAGTCTGGACCATCAGACAACTGTACTCATTAACACAGCAAAGTGAAGAGAAGTTATTCAGAGGCGATTCTTGTAGCAGCACAGTAACTGCAAGAACAAAGTGATGTACGAAGAGTGTTACTGCATGAGTCTTCTCTAAGTTTTGAGTAATAATGTTTGCAAATACGTTTCAGGTCTTTTGCAAAGGCTTTATTATATTtgtgttctttctttttgaaacccATTTGATAATGTTATTGATTGTGGTTCTGACAGAAGCAACCACTTTCCAAATAATTTCAATACCACTGTTTAATAAAACATCTCTTAACGCATACTTATTATGGCCTATAATTTAGCAGTTAGATATAAATTTATGGCTAGAGATGGTAGACAAAGTATGGAAGAAATTTAGCTAAGAAAAAAGTAACTTAACAGTTTGCAACTagacaaaagaaacaaacagaaGTCAATGCCCGAACCATACACAAAGAGCATGGTGCGTTCTTGACTCAACCTCCCACTAAATATTTTACCATTTCAAACGTACACACacaaaaacttcaaaaacaaaaacagaacaagAGAGTGAAAAGTGGAGACATATAACCAGAAGAGTAATGATTTTCTTACACTCTTTGCTGGCATTGAAGGCAAAGTAAGTGCTTAATAACTTTGCGTTTAATGGTGTCCTCACGCAGTTGAAGGACAACTCATGGCGGTTTTAATGTGGTGGACAGTGGAACTGATGAGGTTATTAACTGTTTCATTTGACTCCATATTCAATTTCCCTGACTGCAAACTACTCACCATTATCTGAAACCCAACCGTTATCAATGAACCACCACTTCCTCTTCCTTCAGCTTTAATTTCTGCAAGTTGATTATTCCTGTTTCCGTCTGGTAAAACAGCAAAACCAGAGGGTAAAATGGGGATGTAAGATGTATCTTGACCACTCATTGCCATGTTCAGTGCTGGTAGATCCACTGGAGTGTAGACCACAAGCGAGGCTGATGAATCTACGCAGCTTTCTTGAAGAATCAGCATGTTGTTTTTGATGATGACATGATGCATTGAACCCCTAATGAAAAACAGATACAAATTTAACTATCAATAATCTCAAGAACCGATCATATGTGTAAAAGCAAACCACCACGAATGGAAGCAATCTTACACTGTTTTCGGCTCTGTTTTGCCTGAAGACATGGAGGTTGCTGAGAGGATTGCCGGTTTACCAACAAGAACCGATGTCTGGAACAGCGTTAATGTCTCTGTGCTGGAGAAACCAGTGTCGGTTCGTTAACCGTACAGAGAATGAAATCTGGCCAAGAACAGAAGAAACCGGTTCGTGAAGAACCGGGACAATCTCTGTGGAAGTTCTCTTGGTCtaatggtttgactaagggtttaATTGCTTCTACACCCGGAGATCTGGGATTCAAACCCAGAAAAGActaaattatgcagattatggaaaaAAATGTTACAAGAGATTTTCAGCTTGGTGCAAGACGTACCatagaacatggatctcataggacggctcagagtggtgcagtcagaCGTGTATTCTCACAGTTTGATAGATTTGTCGGCTGTAGAatgtctttgtaatattctcattgctgtaatatcataattaatcgCTAATAATCGATTTCACACGttcgaaaaaaaatattgtgcaTAAAATAGAGAGACTACGGCAGAAAAAAGGCCCTAGAATTTCTTTGATTTTCTGGCCGTttctaaatgaaaatatatggtTTACTTATATTTCCAAAATCGAAAAACTACTAAACCGGATCCAACCAAACTAACTAATTCTCAAGTAAAAAGTTGAATAAGCTAagagaaaaccaaataaaaccaAACCGTTGGTATATACTGAACCGGTAAATAAAGTCTGTTATACGTATACGGCGGCGGTGGAGAAGGTGCGTCGGGTGCGCACACGTCATCACTCCGCGGCGCACTTTAGCACAACTCTCAAACCGGCCACCTCCTCTCCCAACTTTCCTAACCTACGCCTCTCTTCCGCCTCCTTTATCATCCTTACCTTAACCCACCGCTCTTTCTCCTAAACCTAATTTCTTCTTTCCCGCCGCCATGTCAACCCCCGATAACGAATCTCCCGTCGCCACCGCCACCGATCCTTCAACCGCCGTCACCGTCGCGACCGCCACGACCAGGAGAGTCCCTCCTCCGTGCTGGACCGACGAGGAGACCGCCGCGCTCGTCGACGCCTACAAAGACAAGTGGTTCGCCCTCCGCCGCGGGAACCTCCGCGCGGCCGACTGGGACGACGTCGCCGCGTCGCTGCCTACACTCGGAGGTCCGGCGAAAACGCCCATCCAGTGCCGGCACAAGATCGAGAAGCTCCGGAAACGTTACCGCGGCGAGAAGCAGCGGTGTCTCAACAAACCGCCAGGCAAGTTCTCTTCCTCGTGGGACTTGTTCCCTGTTCTGGACGCTATGGAGTTCGCGTCGGTGGCTTCCCCCGCCGCCGCCGAACCGTACGATCACGATGTGGATCACGAGGAGGACGAGGGGAACGGTGTGGGTGGATTTAGGGTTAGATCGAAGAGATCCTTGATGAGTACGCCACGAGAGGGGTTTGGGGTTAGATCTAGGGTTAAGAGTCAGATGAAAATGTACGGTGGTGGTTTCGATTCAGATCATGATTCAGGAGGTGGTTTTGGATTGAAAAGGAGATACAATGGACATCCAAAGGTTAATCCTGGGTTTGATGCTGATTCCGATGATGAGATTTTGTTAGCTCCGAAGGCTACTAGGCTTAGGGGTTCTCATCACGGTGGCGCTGGGTTTCCGTTGAAGTCGTATGGTGATCGGAGTTTCGCTTCTCATGGGTTTAAAGCCAAGAACTTCAGTAGCAATTATGATGACGAGTTTGATGATGAGAGGGAAGGATTGAAACCGAGGATCCACAACTCTAGGAGCTCTTCGCGAGTCAACGGTTATAGCTATCCACGTGTCTCCAACGGATATGGATCGTCTTCTAGGTTGAAGCAGGAGCCGATGAATGAGCCTGACCCGATTGATGAAGTTGTGTCCTCGGTGAAGATGTTGACGGAGATGTTTGTGAGGGTGGAGAAGTCGAAGATGGAGATGATGAGGGAGATGGAGAAGACGAGGATGGAGATGGAGCTGAAGCATTGCCAGATGATGCTCGAGTCGCAGCAGCAGATCATAGGTGCGTTTATGGAAGCGTTGAGTGAGAAAAAGAGCACAAACACAAGGAGGACGGTGTCGTAGTTATTAACGGTCAAATAGCTTTTTGAGTGTAGTAATCCAAGTGTCCTCTTCgagaaagaacaaaaatggCAGTAAAATTTTATGCCAGTAATGACACTTGAGGTTTTTAGTTGTtgcaatattttataatttgttaaaagATAACATTTCTGTTTGATCCTATGATAACAATgtcctctcttttcttttttgaacattaTGAAAacaatgtcttttttttttcctttaaatttcgtttttattcaagaaagataaaaattacaactaaaaaaaaaataacccaGAGTATTAAAGAGCAAAACTAAGACAAGAGACCATCTATAGGAGTAAAAACAAGAAACCATGAGTCAAGGAAAGAGGCTGAACCAAGTGGAGAGTAGTGAAACTTCTGTTGGTCAGTTTCGTTGTAACCGGGAGAGGATAGAGAGCTTAGCTCGGATAATTAGTTTGATCTCCGCCACTAAAGAAGAGACTGGACGAGTAGCATTCGAGTGAATTCTCACGTTCCTCTCCTTCCATTTGTTTGATAACAATGTCTTTTGAACGAAAGTTTGAGATCAAATCTGAAATTTTATAACGCCAGCCGCACTTGTCGCAGTGCGGTCTAGAAGGATAGATATATGTCATGTTTTAAAACTATAACTAGgtgtttttttgtaacttaactATAACTAGGTGTTTGTAAACTATAACTAGGTGTTTGTCCTTGATTTCTTTGAGATTGATATTACATGAAGAAATATGTATGttatttacaatattataaCTATTGAATAATAGTTACAATTATTAAAGTTTAACTTTTACTTTTTAGAAGAGCTGTgaaatttaagataatttaataatataaatctaggtcactaatattttttacatgAAATCAATATTATAATTGGTTCAGATAATTGATTGTACaattagttttcattttattttaattggtgAAAAGtgtaaatgttaattttcacaggaaaaataagaaaataattttttatttgtaactCTAAGATGAGgatcatatatttttgtaaatctaGCATCAAATTTGGTGATTCGTTTAACTTAtgttttttcatttgtttgattattttacatatattttaaatttaacaaaCATTTAATTGttcttttatgtgtgtttttaaaatatttttcaaaaacaaaagttttggttatgattaaaaataataaaaatttatttcagatttattaaaatccaaaactgCAAATAATTGATTGTAGAATCACTTTTCATTTTGGGATTTCATTTTACCActgataaaaaaatctaaaatcattaaCTATTGAAATTGTAACAATATTTAAGCTTTCAGTTATTAACAACATGCAACCAGAAatctcttaaatattttatttttttaatatataataaaaagtgtgacataattttatatgatttacaaatacttataaatatacatttttacaattataaatacatttataaaaatttacaaacaattatttataaattttataagtgtTTGTGGTTCAACTTGTTTACAAATCTTTAATTAGATGACTTAATAATACAATCCATCATTACAAAAAGATTTTGTACTTCAATCTAAATTTGAAGATagttgattttataattaatttttattttagaatcggtaaaaaataaatcaaatctaaaatccCATCAAAACTATAATAATCTTTAAAATTTCACCTGTACTCATAGTAACCAAAAGTCACTTAAAATGACTTtggtttaatatataataataagtgGAAATAATcattatgatttaaataattaCCATAGCTACACATTTATACaataataaatagatttagaagaatttacaaatgattttattgcatttttataagtgttataaattaatttataaacctttataacaattaaataaaagtcTTATAAATGATATGTGAACTCTACTAAAATGACTTTGTAAGCTAGAATAAAAAATGATCttaaatcatttcaaaatatatataaacgatTTAGAAACCATGTGCGGAATTTAAAAGCATAAAAAGTTCTAATAATGCATTACATAGAAATATAATTCTTTGTATAAAAGTATACaaccattatatttatttttataaaaaatatattagtatttttacataattattaataaagattaataaaataaacaaattgatgacatattatatattctttctAAAATTctacaattagttaccataaaccattatttgtaatattacaTGTATTATATGGTAACTTGTACTAATGAGTTCCATAGTTTTTTAGATccgaataaaataaataactaataaaaattattaatcaatcaaattatacaattttttgaaACTTCACCTATGAGCGACACATAAGCAAAAGTCACTTAAGtgacttctcaattaatatataagaggataatgttttatatatctctgaaataataatttcatatttaatctacatgttttaaaaatttgaaatctaAAACCCATACACCATGATTAACTGGTTAActgttttaaattaaactataaaccATTCTAAAACGACATTTTAACTAAATTAAGATCCAAATTATCGAATTCATGTtattttcattcattttttaTAGAACTAATTTAGGATTTAATTTAAtgtctattttaaaattgtttgtaCTTTGATATAAAAATACTAACCAATAATAATCACAGTCTTgggattttaaattttgaacttTGAATACATGGGGATATAAATTTCAAACTATTGTTTCATGGGAATTAAGTCAACAATTATTTGGAGATATGTATATAGAATGAAATCATATTTCAAAAGAAATCTGATAATAGCCGTGTTCGTTTCGTAACCGCTAGATGCAGCGTCAGCAAGAAGAAAAAGTACGGTGGCGgtgataaaaataatagaatCTGAAGCT from Raphanus sativus cultivar WK10039 chromosome 8, ASM80110v3, whole genome shotgun sequence includes:
- the LOC108822566 gene encoding homeobox-leucine zipper protein HDG12-like, translated to MSSGKTEPKTVGSMHHVIIKNNMLILQESCVDSSASLVVYTPVDLPALNMAMSGQDTSYIPILPSGFAVLPDGNRNNQLAEIKAEGRGSGGSLITVGFQIMVSSLQSGKLNMESNETVNNLISSTVHHIKTAMSCPSTA
- the LOC130498411 gene encoding protein FIP2-like translates to MSTPDNESPVATATDPSTAVTVATATTRRVPPPCWTDEETAALVDAYKDKWFALRRGNLRAADWDDVAASLPTLGGPAKTPIQCRHKIEKLRKRYRGEKQRCLNKPPGKFSSSWDLFPVLDAMEFASVASPAAAEPYDHDVDHEEDEGNGVGGFRVRSKRSLMSTPREGFGVRSRVKSQMKMYGGGFDSDHDSGGGFGLKRRYNGHPKVNPGFDADSDDEILLAPKATRLRGSHHGGAGFPLKSYGDRSFASHGFKAKNFSSNYDDEFDDEREGLKPRIHNSRSSSRVNGYSYPRVSNGYGSSSRLKQEPMNEPDPIDEVVSSVKMLTEMFVRVEKSKMEMMREMEKTRMEMELKHCQMMLESQQQIIGAFMEALSEKKSTNTRRTVS